In the genome of Aedes aegypti strain LVP_AGWG chromosome 2, AaegL5.0 Primary Assembly, whole genome shotgun sequence, the window CGTTATATATAAACATATATgtttagcacagacaaacagacgtcacactctcatcattgtccatcgaccacctttttaacgatcgattcaaaaatatggtaggtggccaatccgccacccgcaacgctcgcatcgtttttgttcgcgtttgacgtttacacactaccgccatctgttggcccgtcggccaaatacactaattctagcattgggcgtacatgtcctcgtgactatgatttgcatcgagatttgttctaagtgttacgtctgtttgtctgtgtgtttaggttaagtaaattcaaagcgttttttttctctcataagcaggtgaaatcaactcacctgtaaaaaatctgaactgctacggcaaatgaaatgtaatatgttgttaacaaaatgttaataaaatcttaaatttgttttaccaaattaggatgatagtgttgtctaataacagagaacacctagatataagaaattaatgttatgtttggaatgatactaatatagaaattcaaaaaaaaatggacgagctttcccgggaagctcacaagtcTAATAAGaacaacgatggacggtgtgcagaatagcgtgaagatttcgagCGAACATTCGAGTTCGTTcaaatcccgccggggacttcggcaggttgatggactttcgtgcctgctgttcaacatcgcgccagaagatgtcatgcggagagttatttatttatttatttatttatttattagaacatttggaacggtggcagatctgtacacccgcctgaacggtgaatgcgtcaaaaacaaagtacatgctgtgataggcggaaccgatcgcgacagagcccgcctaggaagcagtgttacgatagacggggatacttttgaggtggttgatgagttcgtctatttcggatccttgttaacggctgataacaacggtactcgtgaaatacggagacgcaccatcagtggaagtcgcgctcCAGAAGATGCTgcgatcgagaaagattcaaccccgcaccaaatgtaccatgtacaaaataaTAAGACCGGTGGTTATCTATGGACATTAAGCATGAATCATGCagggacctgcaagcacttagagtgttcgaacgaaggttttatgaaattaattgatgtaacaccaactaaataaataaataggaataaaatatttgaaagccAAGTTTCTGGATTCATAACATAGGTATTTTTTCAACCAAAACCAAGAACATCATATTAATCGCGTTTAATAACTTATGATCCGATGCACATATTTATTCACCAGTGACCCAGAAACAGCGGCGGCTTGTTGGGGTGTTACTAACTAAATATCTATGGTTATTGAATGATACAAGTCCCGAAACATCAGACAACACTCATCTTTCTAACTTGAATTATCCTTGATATAATCTGAAACAATCAGATATAATCTGAAACAATCAGGAACAGTCATCCATAGTATCATCCGTTTCTTCGTTATCGATTTCTAAACATCGTTTTCGCTTCGTTCCTCTTGGTACCTCATAGTGGAATGCATCACAGTGTCGTTTGTAGCTGAAGATGTGCCACCGAGAGTAAGGATCCATTTTAAAGTTGATTTTCCGCTCATTTCCTTCCATGGCACAGATGGGGCAAACTATCGATGCTCGCACCTCGTTATCTGTTATTGTCAGAGAATGCACTTCGAGTTTTTCTAGTTTTCTtgtgaatttgtcaaatttggGATCTGAGATTTGTCTgtaaatacaaaattttaagCGAAATGAAATACTAACCGTAGTTTAAACTTTACTTACTGCATCGCATAAAATGCCCTTATTTTGCTTATTAATTTGTATGCGTGGGACTCTGCAGTATCTGATTTTTGTAAAGCAATATTTTGAATAGAGGATGCATTATGAGTGACTGCAACGTGAggttgatttttgaattttaaaaatgattcgatTCCTCTCTGCTGTACACAGCTTGCCAGCCCAAGCAGGCATAATATTTCTCCTTCCATGAATGTGAACTGTTTCGGATTCGTTGCCCATCGATTGCCATAGATATCGCTGAGGGTTAGTGCTTTTGGATTTGCAGAGCGATTGCAGGTAGCCGACAAATGACCAGCCATAGCTCGCATATCCTTTTGTATTCCCATGATGGCTTCTCGCGTCAAATACGTTATCGAATGATTGCAAAGATTTTGCAACTCGATTATGTTCCGTAAGTGTTTCTGCACCTGGCCGAATTCATTCTGAATGTATTTCCAGAAAACATCctgaaaacgaaaaataatgaGTAATGCTGCAAAATAATAAGTTACATTACTTTACATGATCCATTTAGTTTGTTGAGGTTTAATTTAATTGGCACTAGGGGAGTATATTGTTAACATAAAATGCACAAGATTattgaatttccaaatatataATACTCAATAATTTGAATCGAACATCAAATATTTCTCAACACTTAGGAGATATATAGCATTGCGTTTTTTTCCATATTCTTTAATAAACTCGTAAATTTATCACTTGGTATGGCGTAAAAACttctacatttttttctgtacTGCTATCTTCCACCTAATGTTATGCTAAGAAAACAAAAAGCGCCACTGATGATATGAGTAGTTAAAGAGAAACTAATACATCAACACTGGCATACAGTACGATCCACATGAACCGAAACATTTAAGGTTttctgtcaaaaatcaaaatatttggatattACAACAAATAGctcatattgatacagcatacaacTTGGTCCACTGTTGGAATATcaaaagtttcgattttcagtTAAACcaccatgagtcgatattgaaggaaccatcgactcATAGGAATATCGAATCTTGGAACAGATATTCATTGGAAAGCTAGTTGAAAGGAATCATAGTAGAAATGATGTTTTGAATTATGTATGGTTTCGTGAGTCGATATCGACTAACAGAACTACGCCTCATGGAGGATTGACTGTGATTAGCtcatacagacattttatatatttgttaaatTTGGCTTTACCTTCTTAACTTTCTATTATACtaattaaacattcaaaaatcatattaagGGCATTCAAactaaatatgatttttgattttaccaaatttaaaaatatattttaggaTACAGCCTTCTTTTTTGATGTAgtagccacagacaaacagacgtcacactctcatcatagtccatcgaccacctttttaacgatcgattcaaaaacatggtaggtggccaatccaccacccgcagcgctcgcatcgtttttgttcgtgcacgggaaaaaattcggtggtaaaaattactattgtagctgactacgcccattcttgaaactaccatggaatttcagaccaatttactatgtttacggtacatcccaccacatttctggtacatttgacagaaataatttacaacaatctgatttcgacaacagacatggtaaaatcaagcgcatttctggtctgctgaaaattgccggtgcgagcgcttaagttaaccccctaaaatggtagtttttaccgcacaatttttttgcgtgtgtttgacgtttacacactaccgccatctgttggcctgtcggccaaacacaccaattttagcattgggcgtacatgtcctcgtgactatgattttgatcgagatttgttctaagtgttacgtctgtttgtctgtgtagtAGCTATGGCCTgagtatgaaaaaaatcagaacACGTAACGAAATTCGCAATAATGCATATTTTAGTATGTTTGTCATGacgcaatcatttttttatgtttataaaACAATCTTAAAGTGCTTTCAACCATCAAAGTCAGACATGAAGAAAACAGTCTATTCAAACTTAGGATAAAAATAGCCTTTCTCTTAAAATGGGATTCAGATTTACGGACATCAGCGATGAATACAGAAATATTATTTGTATTTTGAATCATGAATTCAACCTGAATTTTTTCTAAGGATCATTTCCCTCTAAAGATCGTTTCATGTTTCATGGAAGTTTCAAGTTTTCCATAAATGTACCCATTTATTCTTCCATTGATTAGGACTTTCACCAACATTTCcgcatcttcaagaattcaaatttctactattttttttctaaattcttattcaacatgttaaaaaaaatcaaccattCATatctccaaagaaatgtcaagaaaatttgtatgtttttttttggagaaatttttttaaaaaattgcttGTAGTTAAacctacaaattgaactttaacacttcactttttgcaaaaataaaataaaatactaaaatcactagtaaggcgagcactcgacactgaagaagtctgtaagtcgcagacgaaataggcctatctgtcaagataagcaacacatattagagttgaaaggtacactcccgtgcataagtttgggttcacccccttaaaaacatgcaaaacggcaagcccatcttgagctacactctacttgtcagGTCAATAttgaaaaggatttagtcaacatgggattgataagtaaagtgtagatcaagatgggcttgccgttttgccgttgtaccgcgctgccgctcacattgtgcttggggccttacttcgtatgtatttttccaaaaaaattctttgaactttgtatattaaagttttacttaaagttgtgacatttttcaaaaaacacactgaaaaatatctaatttcctcagcattagatcgacaaaatttttaaatcaaaatgtcattagaatcgtaatcttatattctttgaagagactccacgaaattttggcggaaaaatctggaaagtgttcaaaaccgatgaaacagtcagtcaagccatcgtgcaaaagtttgggttcacccctcagtatggtgtatcgtgcaaaagtttgggtacaccttaacttacttaaatctgtgaaatctcaaaccaatcatgtacgcgccattattttcgctcaaaaaagctttaaactattaatatcggttgaaaaatggcagagatattgacaaaaatgatgggCGTGCGGCTCTggtgatcccaaacttttgcacgatatgcatcatactgaggggtgaacccaaacttttgcacgatggcttgactgactgtttcattgattttgaacactttccagatttttccgccaaaatttcgtgaggtctcttcaaagaatataagattacaattctaatgacactttgattcaaaattttggtcaatccaatgctgaggaaattagatatgatttttcagtgtgttttttgaaaaatgtcacacaactttaagtaaaaatttagtatacaaaattcaaaaaatggttttggaaaaatacatacgaagtaagaataactctttgtcttTCGGATGcgacttaaagagtttcaattggacgtgtaatcgcagagatatggacagaacacttttgtatgttttttagggggtgaacccaaactattgcacgggagtgtatttgctcgccttactagtgattttagtatttttttttttgcaaaaagtgaagtgttaaagttcaatttgtagttttaaacatactctaataatccctctcctaaatttaatataaaaaagtgtagtgcttgtagtttctaaagaaaatctttGATAAAACTTGTTTGAATTCTAACTATGCCTTTATGAATTCCTACGATgactagaagaactcctggattCTTGATTCAACCATTTCTAGGATGGTTTTAATTGTTTGCTAAATTAACTGAAAAGAAATTATCGAATCAATGAATAATGTCCTTCAAGACTTTTTGCAGAAATTCGGAaacaaatcctgaagaaatttagtATAAATGATTGGACTGTAATAATAGCTGTAGTATTCAATGGTGTGAACCTTTGAATGAAGTTGTGAAGAATCCATTGAGATTCGGAAATGGTATTTAAAAATATCCGTagcaatattttgatgaattgCTAGAGAAATGCCAAGATAAATTTCGAAGCCTAGCACTCAAATGCAATAGAGCAGATGGGTTCGGCGCGAATCTATAGATAATATTTGGGAACTAGTTGAGAACAAACATTAATACCCGAAAGAgttttttaagcattttttgaacgtaatcatgaatattttttgaaataatccaTTTTTAAAAGGAATGAATGAAAAAATGGCTTTGGAATTATTGTTGGGATTCTTGAAAAATGgctaaggtaccgcggggcaagtgggtaaatggcgtaagtgaaaataagtggtatatgggcatttttttaaattatcggacaggtttgggccggaggttctccgatttgcatgaaattttcaccagaggtagagctcgtggatatattaccaaaagtgaaattcaaaaaaattatagtggcctattttcccggaaaactcttgatgaattttcacgatttctctatatacctcaaactttgaaaattcatatctcctgaactatgcatcgtagaacaaaagttttttagtaaaatcaaaaggaaattttctcagcaatctattaaaaatataaaaagaaaaacatttcttggaaaatttttcaccatggagaaaattgtcggaaaaatagcgaaaaaactatcgtctgtatcatgaaaaattttcgaaaaaatattttttgttttattaatcTATACTCTAattttcgtccatagacgccaaaatggtatcttttaccgtttaggcgacataactgaaaaaccgatgaccacccgcacgcttcccataggaaaatgtgttctattgtgggcctcataaccgtgcgccaacggcggcagtaatttacacgcattgtaagtgtaacacagtaaaccatcctttcctttccagtcagaagaagcttttcgtctaTCGGACCTctctccattggtcagttgggtgttttgtgtgcccttcatcagcaacattatttagtattaaagctaacagcctctatgaaagccgcacgggaagttcttgttacaatcaatcattatggtaacgtttgaaggatcaaatctcaagatccactttctttgaaaacttatgaatatattgttaatgtgttgtttcggccaggacgtctttcctacgttgtgtcttttacgatacaacggacggcaaatcaagcgaacggcttcactttaacagatttatttccactgagaggcagcatgcctactcggtggagaaacgaaagaaactacattcttacaaattcaatgggtgcgccttatataggcgcacgatacgaccagacaaaacatacaataattattcattacgcgcgtacgcttctcaatacagtttggcgcgctgttgggttggcgccaactgtagaggctgcacgctgactggcagtgaaatattccacagcagccatcaatggaacaatagatagcgtccctgagtgttatacagttgatttatattatatacatgcaaatactatactatattcttccaaggaacaatcagaatttacatcaaatatatcactttgtatagaaaacaaaactgaaaattgattcgcgcgcttttagttaattatctaatcatttgataaattgaacaaaatttgaaaaagcaagtaaattaaaaatagcactttatgtatgcataaatatcctttttgcttggcaactatatgatactgagggtcaagcatgggaaacacctactcagttattgtgtttccctcactcgcttccacgcacagtcgggagcgaaAAAGCCGTTTTTTtaccaagccgaacgtttcaatttccagtgcccattctgtttcttcggcgagcactaagcgaaacaaaaaacggcatctgatcagt includes:
- the LOC5566027 gene encoding uncharacterized protein LOC5566027 yields the protein MDHDVFWKYIQNEFGQVQKHLRNIIELQNLCNHSITYLTREAIMGIQKDMRAMAGHLSATCNRSANPKALTLSDIYGNRWATNPKQFTFMEGEILCLLGLASCVQQRGIESFLKFKNQPHVAVTHNASSIQNIALQKSDTAESHAYKLISKIRAFYAMQQISDPKFDKFTRKLEKLEVHSLTITDNEVRASIVCPICAMEGNERKINFKMDPYSRWHIFSYKRHCDAFHYEVPRGTKRKRCLEIDNEETDDTMDDCS